A window of Micrococcus endophyticus contains these coding sequences:
- a CDS encoding sugar ABC transporter permease, with protein MRWEDGAPPPRRRRPFGRWLRELGWRHVVGVLASAFALFPLLYVLSASLDPTGTMASSNSLFSSFSGQNYVDLFSDPSRPYGRWFVNTMVIGLVTSFSTVFLGALAAYAFSRMRFAGRRVGLLTLLLVQMFPQLLAVVAIFLLLTYIGNLVPVLGIGSQLGLILVYLGGALGVNTYLMYGFFNTVPASLDEAAKLDGASHVQIFFSIILRLVTPILAVVGLLSFISTVSEFVIASVVLTDPAAQTLAVGLYGYVSETRSENWGVFAAGAVLAAVPVMALFLFLQRYIVSGLTAGGVKG; from the coding sequence CTGCGCTGGGAGGACGGCGCGCCCCCGCCGCGGCGCCGCCGCCCCTTCGGGCGCTGGCTGCGGGAGCTGGGCTGGCGCCACGTGGTGGGCGTGCTGGCCAGCGCCTTCGCGCTGTTCCCCCTGCTCTACGTGCTGTCCGCGTCCCTGGACCCCACGGGCACCATGGCGAGCTCGAACAGCCTGTTCAGCTCGTTCAGCGGGCAGAACTACGTGGACCTGTTCTCGGACCCCAGCAGGCCCTACGGCCGCTGGTTCGTGAACACCATGGTGATCGGCCTGGTGACCTCGTTCTCCACCGTGTTCCTCGGCGCCCTGGCCGCCTACGCGTTCTCCCGGATGCGCTTCGCCGGCCGCCGCGTGGGCCTGCTGACCCTGCTGCTGGTGCAGATGTTCCCGCAGCTGCTGGCGGTGGTGGCGATCTTCCTGCTGCTGACCTACATCGGCAACCTCGTGCCGGTGCTGGGGATCGGCTCGCAGCTGGGCCTGATCCTCGTGTACCTGGGCGGGGCCCTGGGCGTGAACACGTACCTGATGTACGGGTTCTTCAACACGGTGCCCGCGTCCCTCGACGAGGCCGCGAAGCTGGACGGGGCCTCCCACGTGCAGATCTTCTTCTCCATCATCCTGCGCCTCGTCACGCCCATCCTGGCCGTGGTGGGCCTGCTGTCCTTCATCAGCACCGTCTCGGAGTTCGTGATCGCCTCGGTGGTGCTCACGGACCCGGCCGCCCAGACCCTGGCCGTGGGCCTCTACGGCTACGTGTCCGAGACCCGCTCGGAGAACTGGGGCGTCTTCGCCGCCGGCGCCGTGCTGGCCGCGGTGCCCGTGATGGCCCTGTTCCTCTTCCTGCAGCGGTACATCGTCTCCGGGCTCACCGCCGGCGGCGTGAAGGGCTGA
- a CDS encoding SRPBCC family protein gives MDTADLPDLPAPEDRTATASRRVEAPAGVVFELISDPSRQPEWDGNDNLAQAEAGQRVTAVGDVFVTTLRKGVDRANHVVEFEEGRRIAWKPAEVGGEPFGQLWRWEVEGDDGGCRVAHTYEWAQLTDPQRIRRALRTGPEQLRASIDRLAALAEAEAREA, from the coding sequence ATGGACACCGCCGACCTGCCCGACCTGCCCGCCCCCGAGGACCGCACGGCCACCGCGAGCCGCAGGGTCGAGGCGCCGGCCGGCGTCGTCTTCGAGTTGATCTCGGACCCGTCCCGCCAGCCGGAATGGGACGGCAACGACAACCTCGCCCAGGCAGAGGCGGGCCAGCGCGTCACCGCAGTGGGCGACGTGTTCGTGACGACCCTGCGCAAGGGCGTGGACCGGGCGAACCACGTGGTGGAGTTCGAGGAGGGCCGCCGCATCGCCTGGAAGCCCGCCGAGGTCGGGGGCGAGCCCTTCGGCCAGCTCTGGCGCTGGGAGGTGGAGGGCGACGACGGCGGCTGCCGCGTCGCCCACACCTACGAGTGGGCGCAGCTCACCGACCCGCAGCGCATCCGTCGCGCGCTGCGCACCGGCCCCGAGCAGCTGCGGGCCTCGATCGACCGGCTGGCCGCGCTCGCCGAGGCCGAGGCGCGCGAGGCCTGA
- a CDS encoding fatty acid desaturase family protein — protein sequence MTQTLPATERTGATAPDDLSLAIPGTTVRGRTARVLPEDRPDTTSWAPQTADAATDAAAPAASETPEAPTADAATRPAANAKPGLLGVVGSPAVRPPGAAHLTDEQVAELGRELDAIRDDVLSRRGASDAAYIRRVIRLQRWLEIGGRAALLNARHPAAFVAGTTMLTVAKIVENMEIGHNVLHGQWDWMRDPDIHSTTWEWDFVTPSRAWQNTHNDLHHRWTNVIGKDRDVGYNVLRMDESEPWRPRHLLNPVINAGLAPIFEWGIALYDLELDRVRAGEKSRKELMTDLRSVGVKASRQFAKDYVATPAVAEFLTGSGKAALVAGLLANGLRNIWAHSVIFCGHFPEGAETFSEEMVDGETRGDWYVRQMIGSANISGSKLMHFMTGNLSHQVEHHLFPDLPSNRYAEVAPKVREICARYGLPYTTGPLLKQVGSAWKKVFRLALP from the coding sequence ATGACCCAGACACTCCCCGCCACCGAGCGCACCGGCGCCACCGCCCCGGACGACCTGAGCCTGGCCATCCCCGGCACCACCGTGCGCGGCCGCACCGCCCGCGTCCTCCCGGAGGACCGCCCGGACACCACGAGCTGGGCCCCGCAGACCGCCGACGCTGCCACGGACGCCGCGGCCCCCGCCGCCTCGGAGACGCCCGAGGCCCCCACCGCCGACGCCGCCACCCGTCCCGCCGCGAACGCGAAGCCGGGCCTGCTCGGCGTCGTCGGGAGCCCGGCCGTGCGCCCGCCCGGCGCCGCACACCTGACGGACGAGCAGGTGGCCGAGCTCGGCCGCGAGCTGGACGCCATCCGCGACGACGTCCTCTCCCGCCGCGGCGCCTCGGACGCCGCCTACATCCGCCGCGTCATCCGCCTGCAGCGCTGGCTGGAGATCGGCGGCCGCGCCGCCCTGCTCAACGCCCGGCACCCAGCCGCGTTCGTGGCCGGCACCACCATGCTCACGGTCGCCAAGATCGTGGAGAACATGGAGATCGGCCACAACGTGCTGCACGGCCAGTGGGACTGGATGCGCGACCCGGACATCCACTCCACCACCTGGGAGTGGGACTTCGTCACCCCGTCCCGCGCGTGGCAGAACACCCACAACGACCTGCACCACCGCTGGACCAACGTGATCGGCAAGGACCGGGACGTGGGCTACAACGTGCTGCGCATGGACGAGTCCGAGCCGTGGCGGCCCCGCCACCTGCTCAACCCCGTGATCAACGCGGGCCTGGCCCCGATCTTCGAGTGGGGCATCGCCCTCTACGACCTCGAGCTGGACCGCGTGCGCGCCGGCGAGAAGTCCCGCAAGGAGCTGATGACGGACCTGCGCTCGGTGGGCGTGAAGGCCTCGCGCCAGTTCGCGAAGGACTACGTGGCCACCCCGGCCGTGGCCGAGTTCCTCACGGGCTCGGGCAAGGCGGCGCTGGTGGCCGGGCTGCTCGCCAACGGGCTGCGCAACATCTGGGCGCACTCCGTGATCTTCTGCGGCCACTTCCCCGAGGGCGCGGAGACGTTCTCCGAGGAGATGGTGGACGGGGAGACCCGCGGCGACTGGTACGTGCGCCAGATGATCGGCTCCGCCAACATCTCCGGCTCGAAGCTCATGCACTTCATGACGGGCAACCTCTCCCACCAGGTGGAGCACCACCTGTTCCCGGACCTGCCCTCCAACCGGTACGCCGAGGTGGCGCCGAAGGTCCGCGAGATCTGCGCCCGCTACGGCCTGCCGTACACCACGGGCCCGCTGCTCAAGCAGGTCGGCTCGGCGTGGAAGAAGGTCTTCCGGCTCGCCCTGCCCTGA
- a CDS encoding ferredoxin reductase encodes MAGPSLLSRLASTLLHPLTPQDVLGLLDPVHSSRQLRGVVNSVRRETPGTATIAFRPGPGWRLHDAGQWARIGVDVDGVRQWRSYSLSAPAGADPEITVSDIGLVSGTLVRRTVPGDVLFLDVPEGDFTLPEEPRPLLMLTAGSGLTPVMSMIRTLVPARRDADVVLVHSSRTPETALFREELAELADQFPGLRVVHRHTADEGRLDLSSPAELEALCPDWRERAAYACGPAPFLDDAEDLWRREAGGELRIERFRADFAPGVAGAGGRVVFEHSDAEADAPGDVPLLIVAEEAGVAAPAGCRMGICHACLTPLRSGQVTDLRSGEVHGEPGDLVQTCVSAAAGPVSLDL; translated from the coding sequence ATGGCCGGTCCCTCTCTGCTCTCCCGCCTGGCGTCGACGCTGCTGCATCCGCTCACGCCGCAGGACGTGCTGGGCCTGCTGGACCCCGTGCACTCCTCGCGGCAGCTGCGCGGCGTGGTCAACTCCGTGCGACGCGAGACCCCGGGCACCGCGACCATCGCCTTCCGCCCGGGCCCGGGCTGGCGCCTGCACGACGCCGGCCAGTGGGCCCGCATCGGCGTGGACGTGGACGGGGTCCGCCAGTGGCGCTCCTACTCGCTCTCGGCCCCGGCGGGCGCGGACCCCGAGATCACGGTGTCCGACATCGGGCTCGTCTCCGGCACGCTCGTGCGCCGCACGGTGCCCGGCGACGTCCTCTTCCTCGACGTCCCCGAGGGCGACTTCACGCTGCCGGAGGAGCCGCGACCGCTCCTCATGCTCACCGCGGGCTCCGGCCTGACCCCGGTGATGTCCATGATCCGCACGCTCGTCCCGGCCCGCCGGGACGCCGACGTCGTGCTGGTCCACTCCTCCCGCACCCCGGAGACGGCGCTGTTCCGCGAGGAACTCGCCGAGCTGGCCGACCAGTTCCCCGGCCTGCGCGTGGTGCACCGCCACACCGCGGACGAGGGCCGCCTGGACCTGTCCTCCCCCGCGGAGCTCGAGGCCCTGTGCCCGGACTGGCGCGAGCGCGCCGCGTACGCGTGCGGCCCCGCCCCCTTCCTCGACGACGCCGAGGACCTCTGGCGGCGCGAGGCCGGCGGGGAGCTGCGCATCGAGCGCTTCCGCGCGGACTTCGCCCCGGGCGTCGCCGGAGCGGGCGGCCGCGTGGTGTTCGAGCACTCCGACGCCGAGGCCGACGCCCCCGGCGACGTGCCGCTGCTGATCGTGGCCGAGGAGGCCGGCGTCGCCGCGCCGGCCGGCTGCCGCATGGGCATCTGCCACGCCTGCCTGACCCCCCTGCGCTCCGGCCAGGTCACCGACCTGCGCTCCGGCGAGGTCCACGGCGAGCCCGGCGACCTCGTCCAGACCTGCGTCAGCGCCGCCGCCGGCCCCGTGAGCCTCGACCTGTGA
- a CDS encoding helix-turn-helix domain-containing protein codes for MTSPRPESDWRPPWQDLPADLPGRLAHALPGIMERIIQTVPDQIPAYAAARDGRYGKNLTLGVTTALEQLMSLPGTSRPALSAESRELMARLGAGEFREGRSMDALLGAYRTSARIVFRDLSAECARLGMDMSVVIELGESIWAYIDELSAVSAQAYAEAQSAQAGVRELHRTALAAALVRGGAEEKEVERLAALADWRVPARLAVVALPPDAGQAVRARLGRAGLVVERDSEVVAVVAADAPARRRRLLRILAGTAAVVGPAVEWPLAPHSYRVARTLAGQEAARRTAEQRAAARPEGDGSAADGPGAEEAVGFEPVGGADPAAGTPILAEEHLARVVLGAEPRVVAELAERVLAPLAELTDAKRTVLEQTLLSWLVHWGQRAPIAAELSVHPQTVGYRVARLRELFGDALEDPDARFDLELVLRARAEGVAAG; via the coding sequence GTGACGAGCCCCCGCCCCGAATCCGACTGGCGCCCCCCGTGGCAGGATCTGCCCGCCGATCTGCCCGGCCGCCTGGCCCACGCCCTGCCCGGGATCATGGAGCGCATCATCCAGACCGTGCCGGACCAGATCCCCGCCTACGCGGCGGCCCGGGACGGGCGCTACGGGAAGAACCTCACCCTCGGAGTCACCACCGCGCTCGAGCAGCTGATGAGCCTGCCGGGCACCTCGCGGCCGGCGCTGAGCGCTGAGTCCCGGGAGCTCATGGCCCGCCTCGGCGCCGGCGAGTTCCGCGAGGGCCGGTCCATGGACGCCCTGCTCGGGGCCTACCGGACCTCCGCGCGGATCGTGTTCCGCGACCTCTCCGCCGAATGCGCGCGGCTGGGCATGGACATGTCCGTGGTCATCGAGCTCGGCGAGTCCATCTGGGCGTACATCGACGAGCTCTCCGCCGTCAGTGCGCAGGCGTACGCCGAGGCGCAGTCCGCGCAGGCCGGCGTGCGGGAGCTGCACCGGACCGCGCTGGCCGCCGCCCTCGTGCGCGGCGGCGCCGAGGAGAAGGAGGTCGAGCGGCTCGCGGCACTCGCGGACTGGCGCGTGCCGGCGCGGCTGGCCGTGGTGGCCCTGCCTCCCGACGCCGGCCAGGCCGTGCGCGCGCGGCTGGGCCGGGCCGGGCTCGTGGTGGAGCGGGACTCCGAGGTGGTCGCCGTGGTGGCGGCGGACGCGCCCGCCCGACGTCGCCGGCTGCTGCGGATCCTCGCGGGGACGGCCGCGGTGGTGGGTCCGGCGGTCGAGTGGCCGCTGGCCCCGCACTCGTACCGGGTGGCGCGCACCCTCGCGGGGCAGGAGGCCGCCCGTCGGACTGCGGAGCAGCGGGCCGCGGCCCGGCCGGAGGGCGACGGGTCAGCGGCCGACGGCCCGGGGGCGGAGGAGGCCGTGGGCTTCGAGCCGGTCGGCGGTGCGGACCCGGCCGCGGGCACGCCCATCCTGGCCGAGGAGCACCTGGCCCGCGTGGTGCTGGGGGCCGAGCCGCGCGTCGTCGCCGAGCTGGCCGAGCGGGTGCTCGCCCCGCTCGCAGAGCTGACCGACGCCAAGCGCACCGTGCTGGAGCAGACCCTGCTGAGCTGGCTCGTGCACTGGGGCCAGCGCGCGCCGATCGCCGCGGAGCTGAGCGTGCACCCGCAGACGGTCGGCTACCGCGTGGCGCGGCTGCGCGAGCTCTTCGGCGACGCCCTCGAGGACCCGGACGCCCGGTTCGACCTCGAGCTGGTCCTCCGGGCCCGCGCCGAGGGCGTGGCCGCGGGGTGA
- a CDS encoding excalibur calcium-binding domain-containing protein, with protein MPAGHEWYLPKLDRNEDGIGCENAEGLPGLKRLDTPGANTSEGYHDPRDQALPDAAYTYPDCADAYAAGVFNIPAASEDYHDDLDSDQDGVACEYNVEYGVIVEGREQAAAAEIAVLVAAEQSVSEGEDEDDQVAVVPVGAADTGVAPAGDPAAALTLGTLGLAAVAGAAVVARRRVQA; from the coding sequence GTGCCGGCAGGTCACGAGTGGTACCTGCCCAAGCTCGACCGCAATGAGGACGGCATCGGCTGCGAGAACGCCGAGGGCCTGCCCGGGCTCAAGCGCCTCGACACGCCGGGCGCTAACACGTCCGAGGGCTACCACGACCCGCGTGACCAGGCGCTGCCGGACGCCGCCTACACCTACCCGGACTGCGCCGACGCCTACGCGGCCGGTGTGTTCAACATCCCGGCCGCCTCGGAGGACTACCACGACGATCTCGACTCCGACCAGGACGGCGTCGCCTGCGAGTACAACGTGGAGTACGGCGTGATCGTGGAGGGCCGCGAGCAGGCCGCCGCCGCCGAGATCGCCGTCCTCGTCGCCGCCGAGCAGTCCGTGTCGGAGGGTGAGGACGAGGACGACCAGGTCGCCGTGGTGCCCGTGGGCGCCGCCGACACCGGCGTGGCCCCGGCCGGCGACCCCGCCGCCGCCCTGACGCTGGGCACCCTCGGTCTGGCCGCCGTCGCCGGCGCCGCCGTGGTGGCCCGCCGCCGCGTCCAGGCCTGA
- a CDS encoding class F sortase — protein sequence MTGSTARRGRLVASAAALSLLLTGCAGSQGHDVDLAAASSARAAQQSRDARAAEASASRAAAQASADRARESAKAERAAAAEASEAAASAAAEAERVAAAQEEAERARVAAAEAEAEAAAAEEAALEAERVRQAQEALVAEGLESSPPTSFGIPSIGAGSDLMRLLLRDDGSLAVPPAEPGSPAAWYAHSPTPGEVGPSVLLGHVNATDGSAGVFARLVELEPGDIVEVEREDGQVAVFAVDRGVQYGKDEFPTDEVYGNTDAPELRLITCDGYNSWTREFEENYIVYATLVDVY from the coding sequence ATGACCGGATCCACCGCCCGCCGCGGACGCCTCGTCGCGTCCGCGGCGGCGCTGTCCCTGCTGCTCACCGGCTGCGCCGGGTCTCAGGGGCACGACGTCGACCTCGCCGCCGCCTCCTCCGCCCGGGCCGCACAGCAGTCACGGGACGCGCGGGCGGCGGAGGCGTCGGCCTCCCGTGCCGCGGCGCAGGCCTCGGCCGACCGGGCCCGCGAGAGCGCGAAGGCCGAGCGGGCAGCCGCCGCCGAAGCCTCCGAGGCCGCGGCGAGCGCCGCCGCGGAGGCCGAGCGCGTGGCCGCCGCCCAGGAGGAGGCGGAGCGTGCCCGGGTGGCCGCGGCGGAGGCCGAGGCCGAGGCGGCCGCCGCCGAGGAGGCCGCCCTCGAGGCGGAGCGGGTGCGCCAGGCCCAGGAGGCCCTCGTCGCGGAGGGGCTCGAGTCCTCCCCGCCCACCTCCTTCGGCATCCCCTCGATCGGCGCGGGATCAGACCTGATGCGCCTGCTGCTGCGGGACGACGGCTCGCTCGCCGTGCCGCCGGCCGAGCCCGGCTCCCCGGCGGCGTGGTACGCGCACTCGCCCACCCCCGGCGAGGTGGGTCCCTCCGTGCTGCTCGGGCACGTGAACGCCACGGACGGCTCCGCAGGGGTGTTCGCCCGCCTCGTCGAGCTCGAGCCCGGCGACATCGTGGAGGTGGAGCGTGAGGACGGGCAGGTGGCCGTGTTCGCAGTGGACCGCGGCGTCCAGTACGGCAAGGACGAGTTCCCCACGGACGAGGTCTACGGCAACACCGACGCTCCGGAGCTGCGCCTGATCACCTGCGACGGCTACAACTCCTGGACCCGGGAGTTCGAGGAGAATTACATCGTCTACGCCACCCTGGTGGACGTGTACTGA
- a CDS encoding GNAT family N-acetyltransferase, whose protein sequence is MLPAPTARLRFREMTEADLDAMAALLGDPAVMRFYPAPRTREQAAEWIAGNRRRYAQDGHGLWVIETLPEHSDDDEPGFVGDCGLTWQEVNGEPRLEVGYHVRADLWGRGYATEAAAACRDHARDALGHHELVAIIHPENSASRRVAEKIGLREAEQDFTGAAEAREAMGLASRTVMAMRL, encoded by the coding sequence ATGCTCCCTGCCCCCACCGCGCGCCTGCGCTTCCGCGAGATGACCGAGGCGGACCTCGACGCCATGGCCGCCCTCCTCGGCGACCCCGCCGTCATGCGCTTCTACCCCGCCCCGCGCACGCGGGAGCAGGCCGCCGAGTGGATCGCCGGCAACCGCCGCCGGTACGCCCAGGACGGGCACGGGCTGTGGGTCATCGAGACCCTGCCGGAGCACTCCGACGACGACGAGCCCGGCTTCGTCGGCGACTGCGGCCTGACCTGGCAGGAGGTCAACGGCGAGCCCCGCCTCGAGGTCGGCTACCACGTGCGCGCCGACCTCTGGGGGCGCGGCTACGCGACCGAGGCGGCGGCCGCGTGCCGGGACCACGCCCGCGACGCGCTGGGCCACCACGAGCTGGTGGCGATCATCCATCCGGAGAACTCGGCCTCCCGCCGCGTCGCGGAGAAGATCGGCCTGCGCGAGGCCGAGCAGGACTTCACCGGCGCCGCCGAGGCGCGCGAGGCCATGGGACTGGCCTCGCGCACCGTCATGGCGATGCGCCTCTGA
- a CDS encoding M23 family metallopeptidase has protein sequence MSERSPEPASEPAPGRPAGTGTAAGGVLAAVLAFALIGAVLWAALALGPDGVPGQPDSRRPAASTPAPPTVSAEGFAEPVRGRVTSRFGPRPNPFGEGSAPPSTDTDALTDHTGVDLGGVPEGTTFHSVSDGRVLFVEAGGDAGGNLLAVDSGDGHVWRYLHAAPDSTVVNAGQRVSAGDALAGVGQTGTATGVHLHLELRVDGTPVDPEPYLRERGVELGSSWERPRRR, from the coding sequence ATGAGCGAGCGCAGCCCCGAGCCCGCCTCCGAACCCGCCCCCGGACGCCCCGCCGGCACCGGCACGGCGGCCGGCGGCGTGCTCGCGGCGGTGCTCGCGTTCGCCCTGATCGGCGCGGTCCTGTGGGCGGCGCTGGCCCTCGGCCCCGACGGCGTCCCGGGCCAGCCGGACTCCCGCCGCCCCGCCGCCTCCACGCCCGCCCCGCCCACCGTGTCCGCGGAGGGCTTCGCGGAGCCGGTCCGCGGCCGCGTCACCTCGCGCTTCGGGCCCCGGCCGAACCCGTTCGGGGAGGGCAGCGCCCCGCCCAGCACGGACACGGATGCCCTCACAGACCACACCGGCGTGGACCTCGGCGGCGTCCCGGAGGGCACGACCTTCCATTCGGTCTCGGACGGGCGGGTCCTCTTCGTCGAGGCGGGCGGGGACGCGGGCGGCAACCTCCTCGCCGTCGACTCCGGCGACGGCCACGTGTGGCGCTACCTCCACGCGGCCCCGGACTCCACCGTGGTGAACGCGGGTCAGCGGGTGTCCGCCGGGGACGCACTGGCCGGCGTCGGGCAGACGGGCACCGCCACCGGCGTGCACCTGCACCTCGAGCTGCGCGTGGACGGCACGCCCGTGGACCCGGAGCCGTACCTGCGGGAGCGCGGCGTGGAGCTGGGCTCCTCGTGGGAGCGTCCGCGCCGTCGCTAG
- a CDS encoding DUF6318 family protein: MSFTAPRRVLRRHRLTQVGALGAGLALLLTACGGGSEPAESSSSTPAGSSSSSAEATTPSPSGESSPTTSPSGSAGSTAAAGSSGSGGAYVPASAEGPAQNVPKPEMPAVMKEETQEGAEAAVEYWWAALDYMDQTGDSTVFDTVSATDCQFCAYRSNSMNGFYETGGWSTGVESEVHSQIARPSVDGYTSTLLMNFNAGQSYDKTGEALPDTKSEAREKSPWIVSVEFSDEVGYWFVTSAEFHNSDG; encoded by the coding sequence ATGTCCTTCACTGCACCCCGGCGCGTGCTGCGCCGTCATCGTCTGACCCAGGTGGGGGCCCTCGGGGCCGGTCTGGCGCTGCTGCTCACGGCCTGCGGCGGCGGGTCGGAGCCGGCCGAGAGCTCCTCTTCGACGCCGGCCGGGTCGTCGTCCAGCTCTGCCGAGGCGACCACGCCGAGCCCGTCCGGTGAGTCCAGCCCGACGACGTCGCCGAGCGGGTCTGCCGGCTCGACCGCCGCTGCGGGGTCCTCGGGCAGTGGTGGCGCCTATGTGCCGGCGTCTGCGGAGGGTCCTGCGCAGAACGTGCCCAAGCCTGAGATGCCGGCGGTGATGAAGGAGGAGACCCAGGAGGGCGCCGAGGCGGCGGTGGAGTACTGGTGGGCTGCTCTGGACTACATGGACCAGACCGGCGATTCCACCGTCTTTGACACGGTGTCCGCTACGGACTGCCAGTTCTGCGCTTATCGCAGCAATTCGATGAACGGCTTCTATGAAACCGGCGGATGGTCTACAGGTGTTGAGTCAGAGGTCCACTCCCAGATCGCTCGGCCCTCGGTGGACGGATACACCTCTACTCTGCTCATGAACTTCAACGCAGGCCAGTCCTACGACAAGACGGGGGAGGCGTTGCCAGACACCAAGTCGGAGGCCCGGGAGAAGAGCCCATGGATTGTGTCCGTGGAGTTCAGTGATGAAGTCGGATACTGGTTTGTCACCTCGGCCGAGTTCCACAACTCCGACGGATGA
- a CDS encoding PKD domain-containing protein: MASACHPNQAGNADLGTCQEQTDRFCPEGGEWIIPVSTDTSVDYENSAFGPTECTTSPVAGAGGARSFTLEEVRTLLLLDPTIESDNAGRGVRNAETNFYTDAGVETLSTTINGVPVELRATPVSFHWNYGDGTAPRVTHVGGHAQAEFNTPTPTSHVYEETGEYTVTLTTVYIGEYREADGDWVLIPGTITLDAAPVTADIWRTVTRNVAEDCAADPSAWGCTGPIEAPDAP, from the coding sequence ATGGCCAGTGCGTGCCACCCGAACCAGGCCGGCAACGCCGACCTCGGGACGTGCCAGGAGCAGACCGACCGGTTCTGCCCTGAGGGCGGGGAGTGGATCATCCCGGTCAGCACGGACACCAGCGTCGACTACGAGAACTCCGCCTTCGGGCCGACCGAGTGCACGACCTCACCGGTGGCCGGGGCCGGCGGGGCGCGGTCGTTCACCCTGGAGGAGGTCCGCACCCTCCTGCTGCTGGATCCGACCATCGAGTCCGACAACGCCGGCCGCGGCGTGCGCAACGCGGAGACGAACTTCTACACGGATGCCGGCGTGGAGACGCTCTCCACGACCATCAACGGGGTGCCGGTGGAGCTGCGCGCCACCCCGGTGTCCTTCCACTGGAACTACGGAGACGGCACGGCACCGCGGGTCACGCACGTGGGCGGCCACGCCCAGGCCGAGTTCAACACGCCCACGCCCACGAGCCACGTGTACGAGGAGACCGGGGAGTACACGGTCACGCTGACCACGGTCTACATCGGTGAGTACCGCGAGGCGGACGGGGACTGGGTGTTGATTCCGGGCACCATCACCCTGGACGCGGCCCCGGTCACGGCGGACATCTGGCGCACCGTCACCCGCAACGTCGCCGAGGACTGCGCGGCCGACCCGTCCGCGTGGGGCTGCACCGGGCCCATCGAGGCCCCGGACGCGCCCTGA
- a CDS encoding sulfite exporter TauE/SafE family protein, producing MSVVVLTGADGGARLGHTAPMDMSLVMLVPALVALFALMVGGALQRVSGMGVGMIAGPTLSLLLGPVAGVSLANVAAVVSAVLLFALLRRHVDWGRFLRLAPLLIVGSFAGAWAVRSLDVHALEVLLGGSVLVAIAASLGLQRRFTASGSAPAALAGTAAGFMNTTAAVAGPALAVYAVASRWEQRSWAATLQPIFLLANLTSLATKSLFGTAVPAGVDVHWTVWTAVVVGGPIGVLIGSRIAPRVNPSRARLLAICVAGVGASVALARGIVGLLA from the coding sequence GTGTCCGTCGTCGTCCTCACCGGGGCCGACGGCGGCGCCCGCCTGGGCCATACTGCGCCCATGGACATGTCGCTCGTGATGCTGGTGCCTGCTCTGGTCGCGCTGTTCGCCCTGATGGTGGGCGGCGCCCTCCAGCGGGTCAGCGGCATGGGCGTGGGCATGATCGCCGGGCCGACCCTCTCGCTGCTCCTGGGACCGGTCGCGGGCGTGAGCCTGGCCAACGTGGCCGCCGTCGTCTCCGCGGTCCTGCTGTTCGCCCTGCTGCGGCGGCACGTGGACTGGGGACGATTCCTCCGCCTCGCGCCCCTGCTCATCGTCGGCTCGTTCGCCGGGGCGTGGGCGGTCCGCAGCCTGGACGTGCACGCCCTCGAGGTGCTGCTCGGCGGCTCCGTGCTCGTCGCGATCGCGGCCTCCCTCGGTCTGCAGCGCCGCTTCACGGCCTCGGGCAGCGCCCCCGCGGCCCTGGCCGGCACCGCGGCCGGGTTCATGAACACCACCGCCGCGGTGGCCGGGCCGGCCCTCGCGGTCTACGCCGTCGCCAGCCGCTGGGAGCAGCGCTCCTGGGCGGCCACCCTGCAGCCCATCTTCCTGCTCGCTAACCTCACCTCGCTCGCCACCAAGTCCCTCTTCGGCACTGCGGTCCCTGCCGGCGTGGACGTCCACTGGACGGTCTGGACGGCCGTCGTCGTCGGCGGCCCGATCGGCGTGCTGATCGGCAGCCGGATCGCCCCCCGCGTGAACCCCTCCCGGGCGCGCCTGCTGGCCATCTGCGTGGCCGGCGTCGGGGCGAGCGTCGCCCTCGCCCGCGGGATCGTCGGCCTCCTGGCCTGA